The sequence GAGAATTTGTAATGGCAGAATTTCATCCTGTTGTTTGGATGTACGATGATGATTTTGAAGGTGTGGCTTACAATTATTTTAATGAAAAACCAATTACTGAAACTTTAGAAGGAACTTATGCAGATTCTTCTGCGAATATTGTTCAGGATTATGTTTCATGGAATCACCCTTTGTCTGATGTTTTACAAAATTTAATTAATAAAAATTTAGTTTTAGAAAATTTCAGAGAATTTGATTGGTCACCATACTCGTGTTTCAGGCATGTTGAAGAATTTGAAAAAGGAAAATGGAGGATTACAAAATTTGGAAATAAAATCCCAATGGTCTATGCCATAAAAGCAAAAAAGAAGTCATCGTAATGATGACTTCTTTTTATATGAATGTAAATAATATTAAAAATGTTATCTAATCTTAGATATTTGAAGCTGTATCTTCAACTTTAGCTTTCGCTTCGTCAAATTTATTTTGAGCTTGTGAAGCAACATCGTTTGCTTTTGTTTTCAGATCGTTACCCCATTTGTTAAGGTTGTCTTTTGCACTGTTAATTTTATCTTTTACAGCTTGTTGCTCTTCTGGAGTAGATTTTTTGTATTTCCAATATGCAAGAGCTCCAATTCCTAGTAATGCTAATAATCCGTTTGTCTTATTTCCCATGATTTCTGATTTTAAAAGTTATATTAAATTGTTATACAACTAAGTATGTAAAATACGTGCCAAAAAATAAATGGGATTGATAAATATATGTTAAAATTTAATTAAAGATTTCAAAATTTTCTCCGTCAAAACTTGCGAAAACCATAGTAGGGTATGAATCCTGATGATAGAAATTTCCGTCTTTATCAATGGCAATGGCACCTGCGAAGCCGTCAATTGTTTTTAATTCTGCAAAAGTTTTACTAAAAGCTTCTTCCAGATTCATTCCGTCTGTTACTCTTGTGACGATCTTGGCTGAGGTTGCATTGCTTACAATGTCTTCACCAACTCCTGTACAACTTACCGCACAAAATTCATTAGCATAATTACCTGCAACTGTCGCAGAATCTGAAATTCTTCCCGGAATTTCAAAACCTTTTCCTCCTGTAGATGTAGCAACTGCTAATTTTCCATCTTTATCAATAGCAACACAACCAACAGTTCCTTTTCCGCCAGTTTTTAATTTAGCTTCGTATTCTTTTCTTCGCTGAGGAATTTCAGTTGAAAAGTTTTCAAATCCGTGTTCAGAAGCATATTTTTTTGCTCCACTTCCGCCTAAAACTCGATCATCTTCTTTCATTAAATCTTTTGCCACAAAAATCGGATTCTTCACATCCTGAATATTTATAACACCGCTCATTTTCTGCGTTTCACCATCCATTATTGCAGCACTCATTCGGATAATTCCGTCACTTTGAATTTGCGAGCCGATTCCTGCATTGTATAACTCATCATTTTCCAAAAGAGAAACTGCATACGCAACGGTCTCAAAAGCAGAATGATTTTCTAAATATTGATGCGCTTTTTTGGCAATATCTTTTAAAGAGTTTTGTTTAGCAACTTTCACCTCGTGGCTTTGGTCGCTTTCAGAGAAAAAACCTCCGTGGATTATAATTTTCATGTCGATTATTTAATTTTAAATATATAAAAAAAGTGAAGAAAAACTTCACTTTAAATTTATTTTACGTTTGTGGAATCGGATTAAATTGAGAATTTTCTATCGTTAATTTTCTCGTCGTTAAATCATAGTGGTCATTCATTGACATGACGTGAACAGTCAGATTATCGATGGAAATTGGTTCACCCAAATTGATATTGGTAAGATTGGTATCTTTAATAAATCTTCCGTCAACAATAATTACAAGTCCTGAACCAACAGCGGTCATTGAGTCGTTGTGAATAAACAATCCTGTGTCTTCACCCAAACCAATTCCCAAAGTTCTCGGATTATTGACTACAGCCTGAAAAAGACGCCCGATTCTGCCACGTTGTACAAAGTGTGTATCAACGATCACATTGTCGATCAAACCTAATCCTTGTGTGGTTTTTATTTCTCCTTTTAAAAGTGCTTCAGAACTGCTTCCCTGGTAAATCATATTTTCAGATGCAGCTGCAGCTCCAGCAGAAGTTCCGGAGTAGATAAAATCCTGCTCCATATATTTTAGCAGAATGGTATCGTGAAATCTTGTTCCGCCAAGAATAGAAGTTAATCGTAACTGATCACCACCCGTGAACATTACTACATCGGCAGCATTTGCTCGGGCAACTATGGCATCAGAGTTTGCTTCTTCACGGTTGTGAATATCAAGAATGTTAACGTTTTTTGCTCCTAAAAATTCAAAAGCTTTTTTATATTCGGCACCTACAATTTGAGGGATTTGGGATGCTGTAGTGATTACTTCAATGATTGAATTTTCCTTATTCTTAGATTCAGTGATGATTTTTCTTAAAATTCCTCTTTCAAAAAAGTTAAGGTTTTTTTCAATATTCTGATCGTAATCGGTTTCGGAGAAACTGCCTTTATTAACAGCTCCACCGATAATAATTAATTTTCCAACAGGTTTCATAGCTCGCAAAGTTAGAAAATTATTAATTGTTGAGAAAATATTGAGGGGTATTTAACGTATTTGCTTTGATTCTAAATTGATTGTAAAATTTAAACTTTTTTAATAAATCTTTAATTAGACTGTGGTTTTTTTAAGGTTTTACATTATCTTTGATTTTAAAAGATAATTTCATTAATATAAATTTCGACACTAAATTATGAAAATTGAGAAGATACAAGCTTTGAGGGGTCCTAATATCTGGAGTATTAGAAGAAAGAAGTTGATACAGATGCGTTTGGATCTTGAAGAGATGGAAAATTTTCCCACCAATAAAATTGAAGGCTTCCGTGAAAGAATAGAGAAATTGATTCCTTCACTCATCACTCATAGATGTTCAGAAGGTACACATGGCGGTTTTTTCCACCGTATAGAAACAGGAACCTGGATGGGGCATGTCATAGAGCACATTGCTTTGGAGATTCAGACTCTTGCAGGTATGGAATGTGGATTCGGGAGAACTCGTGAAACAAAATCTCCGGGTATCTATAATGTAGTATTTGATTATATTGAAGAAAATACAGGGATCTACGCTGCCGAACAAGCTGTTGAGATTGCTCATGCATTAATTAATGGAGATGAATATGATATCAATGCTTGTATTCAAAGATTAAAAGAAATCAGAGAACGTGTACGTTTAGGTCCATCCACAGGAAGTATTGTACAAGAAGCGGTTTCAAGAAAAATTCCATGGATCAGGTTGGGTACAAATTCTTTGGTGCAATTAGGCTATGGTGTTAATCAACAGAGATTTCAGGCTACCATTACCGGAAATACCAGCTCAATTGCTGTAGATATTGCCTGTAACAAAGAACTGACAAAAAGAATGTTGCACGATGCAGCAATTCCGGTTCCGATTGGTGACTTGGTTACCAATGAAGAGCAGTTGCAAAGTGTTATCAGGAAGATTGAATATCCTGTGGTACTTAAGCCTTTGGACGGGAACCACGGAAAAGGATCTTCTATCAATGTGAATGATTGGGAAGTTGCAAAAATCGGTTTAGAACATGCTCAAAAATATTCAAATAAAGTAATTGTTGAAAAATATATTACTGGTTACGATTTCAGAGTTTTAGTTATTAATAATAAAATGGTTGCTGCAGCAAGACGTGTTCCTGCGCATGTGGTTGGAGATGGAGAAATGAATCTTCAGCAGCTCATTGACAAAGAAAATCAAGATCCGAGAAGAGGTTATGGGCATGAAAATGTGCTTACCGAAATCGCAATTGATAAAGATACTACCGAATTACTCGAAAAACTTAATTATACTTTAGATACAGTTCCCCAAAAAGGAGAAGTTGTTTATCTTAAATCAACCGCTAACCTTTCTACGGGTGGAACTTCTATCGATGTTACCGACATGGTACATCCGGAAAACATCACGATGGCAGAAAGGGTTTCTAAAATCATCGGTTTAGATGTCTGCGGAATTGATATTATGGCAGAAAACCTTACCCAGCCTTTAAAAGAAAGTGGTGGAGCCATCATTGAAGTAAATGCTGCTCCAGGTTTCAGAATGCACTTAGCACCAAGCGAAGGTCTTCCGAGAAACGTTGCTGCGCCGGTTGTAGATATGTTGTATCCTCAAGGAAAGCAGTTTACGATTCCGATTATTGCGGTGACGGGAACCAATGGTAAAACGACAACGACAAGATTGATTTCACACATTGTGAAAAATAACGGATACAGAGTTGGTTTCACAACATCAGACGGTATCTATATTCAGAATACGATGCTGACGAAAGGTGACACTACGGGTCCTATATCTGCTGAATTTATATTAAAAGATCCTACGGTAGAATTTGCAGTTTTAGAAACAGCAAGAGGCGGAATTCTCCGCTCTGGTTTAGGTTTTTCTCAGTGTGATATTGGAGTTTTAACCAATATTAAAGAAGATCATTTGGGATTAAATGATATTCATAACCTGAAAGATTTAACGAAAGTAAAAAGGGTAGTTTTAGACAGCGTAAAGAAAAATGGCTGGAGCGTACTGAACGCAATGGATGAATATTCTATGCGAATCATCAATGATTTACCGAGTAATGTGGCTATTTTCAGTTTAGATGAAAATAACGAACATATCAAAAAATTTGCTAAAGAAGGCCGTACAACATGCGTCTACGAAGAAGGATATGTCACCATCAAAAAAGGTGACTGGAAAATCAGAATCGGAAAAGTGAAAGATTTTCCGATTACAATGGAGGGGAAGGCAAAATTCATGATCGATAATGTTTTGGCTGCAAGTTTAGCATGTTACCTTTATGGTTTTGGGATTGAGGATATTTCAAATTCCCTTCGTACATTTATTCCAAGTGCACAGTTGACTCCGGGAAGGTTGAATGTATTTAATTTTAAAAACTTTAAAGTTCTCATCGATTTTGCTCACAATCCTGCGGGATATGAAGCAATCGAAGATTATCTTAAAAATGTAGAGTCTACCAAGAAAATAGGAATTATTTCTGGTGTAGGAGACCGTCGTGATGAAGATATCAGATTATGTGGAAAAATTGCAGGTAGAATGTTTGACCATATCATTATAAGAAACGAAAAGCATCTTAGAGGGAGAACTGAGGAAGAAATTAATGGCTTGATTATCGATGGAATGCAGGGCTCAGGAAAAGATGTAAGTTATGAGACGATTCCAAAAGAAATCGATGCACTAAAACACGCAATGGGAATGGCTGAAGAAGGTACCTTCATTACCGCTTTGAGTGATGTGATTTCTAATGCCATAGATTTGGTGCAGGATTATCAGTCGAGAGAATTGCTTGAAGATGATAAATTTTAAATAGTTTTCGGCGGGCTTCGAAGAAGCCCGCCGAAAACTATTACCATAAAAAAACCTCAGAAATTTCTGAGGTTTTTTATTTTTATATTAGATATAGTTTTTAGCCACTTGCCCCTT comes from Chryseobacterium sp. 3008163 and encodes:
- a CDS encoding YtxH domain-containing protein, whose amino-acid sequence is MGNKTNGLLALLGIGALAYWKYKKSTPEEQQAVKDKINSAKDNLNKWGNDLKTKANDVASQAQNKFDEAKAKVEDTASNI
- a CDS encoding isoaspartyl peptidase/L-asparaginase codes for the protein MKIIIHGGFFSESDQSHEVKVAKQNSLKDIAKKAHQYLENHSAFETVAYAVSLLENDELYNAGIGSQIQSDGIIRMSAAIMDGETQKMSGVINIQDVKNPIFVAKDLMKEDDRVLGGSGAKKYASEHGFENFSTEIPQRRKEYEAKLKTGGKGTVGCVAIDKDGKLAVATSTGGKGFEIPGRISDSATVAGNYANEFCAVSCTGVGEDIVSNATSAKIVTRVTDGMNLEEAFSKTFAELKTIDGFAGAIAIDKDGNFYHQDSYPTMVFASFDGENFEIFN
- a CDS encoding cyanophycinase yields the protein MKPVGKLIIIGGAVNKGSFSETDYDQNIEKNLNFFERGILRKIITESKNKENSIIEVITTASQIPQIVGAEYKKAFEFLGAKNVNILDIHNREEANSDAIVARANAADVVMFTGGDQLRLTSILGGTRFHDTILLKYMEQDFIYSGTSAGAAAASENMIYQGSSSEALLKGEIKTTQGLGLIDNVIVDTHFVQRGRIGRLFQAVVNNPRTLGIGLGEDTGLFIHNDSMTAVGSGLVIIVDGRFIKDTNLTNINLGEPISIDNLTVHVMSMNDHYDLTTRKLTIENSQFNPIPQT
- the cphA gene encoding cyanophycin synthetase, which translates into the protein MKIEKIQALRGPNIWSIRRKKLIQMRLDLEEMENFPTNKIEGFRERIEKLIPSLITHRCSEGTHGGFFHRIETGTWMGHVIEHIALEIQTLAGMECGFGRTRETKSPGIYNVVFDYIEENTGIYAAEQAVEIAHALINGDEYDINACIQRLKEIRERVRLGPSTGSIVQEAVSRKIPWIRLGTNSLVQLGYGVNQQRFQATITGNTSSIAVDIACNKELTKRMLHDAAIPVPIGDLVTNEEQLQSVIRKIEYPVVLKPLDGNHGKGSSINVNDWEVAKIGLEHAQKYSNKVIVEKYITGYDFRVLVINNKMVAAARRVPAHVVGDGEMNLQQLIDKENQDPRRGYGHENVLTEIAIDKDTTELLEKLNYTLDTVPQKGEVVYLKSTANLSTGGTSIDVTDMVHPENITMAERVSKIIGLDVCGIDIMAENLTQPLKESGGAIIEVNAAPGFRMHLAPSEGLPRNVAAPVVDMLYPQGKQFTIPIIAVTGTNGKTTTTRLISHIVKNNGYRVGFTTSDGIYIQNTMLTKGDTTGPISAEFILKDPTVEFAVLETARGGILRSGLGFSQCDIGVLTNIKEDHLGLNDIHNLKDLTKVKRVVLDSVKKNGWSVLNAMDEYSMRIINDLPSNVAIFSLDENNEHIKKFAKEGRTTCVYEEGYVTIKKGDWKIRIGKVKDFPITMEGKAKFMIDNVLAASLACYLYGFGIEDISNSLRTFIPSAQLTPGRLNVFNFKNFKVLIDFAHNPAGYEAIEDYLKNVESTKKIGIISGVGDRRDEDIRLCGKIAGRMFDHIIIRNEKHLRGRTEEEINGLIIDGMQGSGKDVSYETIPKEIDALKHAMGMAEEGTFITALSDVISNAIDLVQDYQSRELLEDDKF